atttcaagcttcaatttgctttttttgttttttcgatacgatcatttttcacgaaaatacagccttccaaaagtcactaaaaaatttataaaatttttttgttccttttattttttggataagtgttctcgctttttattttttaatttcatcgtCACACTAATGCTGCTGTCAGTAGTTGGTGGATATAATAGTacaaatataatatagtaTAATATTTGTAGTACaagaaactataaatattagtTAAGATTACTATTCTTTCATACTCATGCCTTTCTAGTTACCACACTTATgcacttttctctcagtgtgtATAATGTATGACATTACTAAAAAAAACCTGGTcaacggttgaccctgcggacAAGCGTCAAAATTTCCCGCTCTGTAAGCTCGaaatagtagtttatctatcgagtgcgaTCGTGTTTAAGACGCGAGGTGTGAAGATTGGTGCCCGAGCCGAAGATGAGCGTCTTAGACGGTACGTTTTATATTGAACTTGAAAAGTTTAAGACATCGAAAATACATATTAAACAAGcgtttctaaattttttattcacaatGAAGTTCTAAAAATTAATGGAATCAGGTAGAAATCAAAGTCAGTGATTAAAATATGGATTTCACTTACTTTTGACTAACAGCAGAGCATTAATATCTCaagtattcgaaaaaaatgttaaaacaagtgttttttcagtttttttgttgataatactatttaaactaaagaacgaATTACATTACATTATGTTGAGATCGAAAAAGACTATAAGGAcgaagagttggtatgattttaaacaCATTTTACTACATTATAACATGATTTATCCGGGAAAAATGGCACAAATTGTTATGTTTTAAACTTTTCGTCGTTGATAACTTGTGAAAAAACTAACTGATTTTGATGTTAAATGTgacaatcggcgcgttttattgagttctaaagctgataaaatttaaaaaatgatggaTGCcgttgtttcaaagatattcatgaaatagtatattacacgcctagggcagtaaagtaagaaatgtctcagatcacatgtaattgttggccgaggcgaagccgaggtcaacaaacatgtgattaattaattaatgtaacgggaccaAAGTCCACCTCCGTTTGACAGAAGGTCGATTCCTTGCCTaccctggtgaaaatttttcggacttttctctgaaaaagtctttagaactttagaactgagtttttcagagaagattacgaaaaattttcaccagggtATTTCAGGCATACTCGCGCTGCGTAACATCCCTATCCTccaccataatattataaaagcgaaCTATGAGCCTAAGCTCACATTAGCTTATAAGCTATACCTTATAAGCTATAAGGTATACCCTTGGATCAATGATCAGATCAAAGATCCTTATGTAATGCTTGTTACGGATGGGCAAATGGAAAAAACATATCGATATATATCGTATCGATATTTTTAGATAATATCGATATATgcagagtaaaaaatatacatatttcgCTATATCGATACTTTTACTCTCAGGAGCGCGATTACcgaaaaaattgtcaaaatacttaaatgtgaaaaaactTCGCCGATATTTGGTACTTTTATTAGTTTTACTTAtaagtaaaagaataaatttctGTACCCAAATGTGTGTGGTGGCCGGGCGGGCTTAAGCACAGGACTTGAACTTCTCTTCCTTTAGTTGTGATGGGTCGGCGATTTTAGCCCATCATAcgtcggaaaaaaataaatatttcttccTTACAGAAATTGAAAAGTTAGGAATAACGTTAATTCCTTGGTTCgagtaaatttttgtttgtgtagttataattttaaatcgcttGAAATACTTTCTAATCGTGAAGCCGAATTCGAaagctttttatatttacaattgtAGATTGctcaaatattttgaaatcgtaaaggtaaattcaaaaatattataagtttataattttaaatcgctttgaatattttctaaTAACAGAagtcaatttaaaagtatttaaattttgtgattTTAAATCGTTCCAAATACTTTCTAATCGAAAGgtgaattcaaaagtattataaatttgtaattttaaatcattttgaatattttctaCACTGTAATAAGAgcgatgttaaaaatggactcattttaactccgcccggtgttaaaataaaattacaccagTGTAGGAGtacccagtgaacacatgaccttattttgacgtcatacgtaggtcatagcaatgtcacgacatctgatgtaaatttgatgtcaatctgacgttctacatgactttaatatgatgtaaagcttgtgacatcatattgatgtaagcatTACTCTTGTACGACGTCACAGTTATGACTCatgtattacgtacgtttgacatagaatctacatcacattgttatgtagtaataaagtcattatccgtatgtcataatgacgtaattttaaaatcatacattgatgtcagtagcaaagtcacggttatacgtaatatggatgtcactcttaaatcatatctttacatcagtgacaagtcagtattttacgcaatgctgatgtaatttccgagtcatagttttttatcatctatttattgaaataaaacaatcatagaatgaattttcgaatatgtgtaaatgtgtaaaaataacaactaaacgtcgaacatttttggggtcaaagtaatcgataaactcgataatagatcattcagacgttttagattaaaacattagcgtgagcataaaaaaattaactttatttttttaaaggatatatcgaaaatatcatttaggatgacaaagaaaatgtaacgacagtttgaactcttttgctattatgattttaaagtttagtatcacaatttttcaatcgattaaatttcatacgattttgtaaaattatttaatgtttcgcaaaattttatataagattttttaaatttcatatcacaacaaaaaattaaaaaatttgatgaaacttaatgaaatttcatacaattatcgTCGAGGCCGACAAATAttgcttctataaaattttataaaagttcatggagttttttaaattttgtaaaaatccatcacgaaaacttattaactctgtcttttccggcatttcactctaaatacatcaattaagcacgagatttgaactctcgtgatgtggaccagtgagcaacgttcaggactaccagccaagaggagccgtgttcgaacccagcagacgcccaggattttttcatcatttaacgttatctaatcttgtttcagaattcacaatgcgttcgcgcggtaataatcaaatcaaaaattcggtatttcattttatttttttctttttcaaaatattttttccgaattgataattttgacatcacccatatgtcatattgacgtcatagaaggtcacacagacatcacatttacatcatgcatacgtcattagttttacatcataatcttacgtaaaaaagtgtgaaataatgagtcacacctgactcattcgtgacttatatcttacgtaaatgatgacatagcgtaacgtcactctgacgtcaaatttacgtcaatgtgtttactatatatatagtaattcaccggtgttaaaaataccggtgttaaatcggggtaaccggcGTAAAAACGGagatatcggtgtaaaagcggggtaaccggtgtaaaagcggagtaggAACGATGTAAAAGctgggtaaactgcgtccgcttggagtattaattttaaagattattaaacacaaaaaatgtcagttctttatgaaaattaataaaaaaaatatcatttattaacaagtatagtgatcgagtaagtaaaaatattcacaaagtaaaatattttaacaccggagaatttttttaacaccggtacagaatatttacaccggtggcggcgttattttcacaccgatttcgttgttgaaatttaacaccgccgattttaacacctacaccgcttggacttaccccagtgatttttaacagtgtaatAGCAAAAGTGAATTtgaaagtattcaaattttatgattcCGAATCGCTCCAAATACTTTATAATCGCCGAGgtgatttaaaagtattcgaattttgaaatttcaaatcctttcaaatacttttaaataccgtaaaaagatttaatttgattcgaaataatttgaatcgcttcttttaatcagggacgAACCATGAACCTCCAGTTTTCCAATCGAACCAAAGATGTAATTTTGGCCGGCcgaaaatcatcaaattttcgcgcaaaatttaaaatttttttaaaaaactccgccattttgttaaatttcaatttttctctTAGCCCGGGGGTCATGGCATAGAAAATACCTTCTagcttaataaaattttcgttttttcttactttatgCACTGTGAAGGTCGCTATCACTGTAACATTGGGAgggggactttttttttagcgttaggagattgtgaataactagctgaattttgaatatttcggTCCTAAAATTTGATCTTGTATTCAATATACATCCCCAAATGTGTccttaaaacattaaaacattCCATGTTGtagttttcttaaaaaaattcccgaaaatcatctttttttcagGCGGTCATACTAGTGGTCCCCCTTCAgtcaacataaaaatattcaatttgttAACATAAAGATAACATTCTATATCcgatattatatatttccttttCTCATTTGTTTACAGAATAcgaaattgtttataatcgtATTTACTGTTAATTGGAACAAGGCCCcattcatgatttttatgcgtGTGTCTTGTTTGTTTTAGGTATCGGGTGACAGGAAACGTTCCAAGACGATGCTCAAACTGTGTTTATATTTCTCTAAATACAATATAATggattatttatctatttatttcgACTTTCCTATAATCTtaagatataatttaataagtatgtgccacaaagattaattatttaaattattgactaattattgataagatGTTATAAATGTTGTAAGATtttaatatatgaattttaaaggGAAGTTAAACGCGCGCCTATTTATGTATTTCAagtttactaattaattaacaggtgGAGGCACCTGAAGTCATTGAggaccctaatagccactttagcttgaaattgacagtgatttgacattgaaattgcctAAAAATTTGCTGCTCGAATTTGCCGTCAAtttcacagcaaaagttgaaaagaaaaatttgcagttaatttttcatcaatttagAGGTGActttttacgataaaaaaaagtcggtaatgttcttttttactatttcagaaggtaagcaaatttatacatggaaatgtctacaatttgacggtaaaaaaatacttaacaatttttcacgtcaaattaacaataaatttgcatgaaatttgcctgaaaattgacgacaacttttttctagttaacttttgaagtgaatttgcattctaattcgggtagtaaatttacgtcaaattgaaTAGCAAGTTGCATCCAAATTGTCGTAAAAACAGAATAGTCCGAAGTTAACagaaatttgacgaaaaattcaaggaaacttttgtaagtaaagttttgctaaagcaaactgtgctattagggggCATAACAGCTGGCCACTTGGGGATAGTTAAAGCATCGAGAGTTGTCAAAaatatctgctacatttacagtCATGAACAAAAGTTACTTTAAATTTGTCAGAAATTCGTAGAAAAGTTGACGTCAAATTGAACATCAACTTCTTTCAGTCGTCTTTGATGTAAAATTTCGTCAGTAGCTTTCCGTCATTTTGCAGCTAAAGCAGGGATGCCAATAGTTCGTCCTAACGGACATGTTATACAACGTACTACTCTGGCAAAAACGACATCTAGAAATCGTGACAAAAGTACCAACGCAACATCTGGAAATCGCGACATTCGTCCAGCGTGACATTTGGATCGTTACACTGTACGTAAAATGTGACACTCATGCAAGTGCGACGTCTGAAAAAAACGACATCTAGACAAGTCGACAATGTTGCAAACGTGACATTTGAAAAACTCACCAATCTGAAAATGGGACATTTGACAAACACGACAGTCAAGCCAACGATAAATGTGGTAAAGTCGACAAATATGTTATGTGACGTTTAGAAATATGGACATCTTTGCACAAGGACAATTGTACATTGTGacaattgtaaaatttgaCTTTTGGAAATGTTACCACTCACTTACAAGCGACATATGGATAACGTGACAGTTGAACATAGTGACACTTGTGAAAAGGTACAttcggaaaaataattatttctacttACCAGCaatgaatttataagaaaTCCGTAGATAAAGTAGATTTCTTATGGTAATGAAACATGGAAAGAGAGAGGAcataccctgatagccaagttgctcgcaacttgtcgacaatctactgccgcaacctgtcgccaaGTTTGCCGCAAAAGTcagcatttccataagttgacgacaactttctgagcaacttgtcgacaatttcagctcgtgtaactgttgccgacaacttggctacaagttgctcagaaacttggtgacaggttgcggcagtagattgtcgccaagttgCTGAGCAATTTGTAGCcaagttgtcggcaacagttacacaagctgaaagttgtcgacaacttgtcgtcaagttggtcgcaactcaggtacaccaactttctgatcggaaactctggctatcagggtacattttaaataaaactctaaCTAATGcagccaaaaaattattttaatatgtttaataaattttaggaTAAAACAAtccaattgaaaatattaaattaaatttatttatcattatcactaactcaaattgatattattctacgtacataataaaatgctatacaaataatgttaattaaaaataatctcgtaatataaatttttttgtacctaattgaatttatgaaaTCAAACTTACTTACCATGCTCTTATACCAGCTATATTCTGAGTACACTAtctaattctataaaaataagaataattaggATATCTTATCACTAATAGCTAGGACTCTTGGTGATTTTCGAAACGGATATTCTTCCGATGATGACACCAACATGAATTCAGAAAATGAAGTGATTGCAGATGTTGATACTGGTAATTCCGATGATGAGACTAATGGAGATGTAGATAATGAAGCTGCAGCTGTTACTTCTAGCAATCCCGATGATGTTACTTACATGGATTCAAATAATGATATTGATAATGATTCGGAAGAATCCGAGGCTGACACTATCATTCTCGATTTTGATGACTATTCTCATGGCAATGTTCCTAATCCCGACCTAAATGGTGCTGATGTTGCCTGCAGTTTACGGCGCGACGCGGTTACACCTGCGGACTTGAACAACGCTATCAGTAAGTTGAATATTCAATATCTCatgatattaattatctattcGATTAAATCAGTTTCACTCTTGTTGTTGGATATTCGTTTATaatgttaaatattaaataatctcAAATAAACCTTGTCCATTTTAGGAAGTGAAGAATGTATGACTTACATGGCCGCTGTTCCGAACGTCTACTACAAGCCCTGTGGGCACTATACTTTTTGCGAAGCCTGTCATAAGAAGATGTTGAATGATGTGCTAACCGAGGGTGGTGATTTCATATGTCAAATGTGTCATCAGTATGTAAAcgaagtttttattatttaaaacaacttTTAAAAACGGTGTCAAAGATGGTCTTCAGCaaggttttataaaaaaaagaaatttcgtTTTGAGGGTACTCTCAGACACTGCCCCTTCcctatttcgaaaaaatattcaatgacttttcACTttcataagcgtatcaaaattttattaacaattggaataaaaattaaacaataaattaaaaaaaaagacaatgtAGTTGCAATTTCATTGTCATGTggaattcaaataaaacaacTTATAGTTTAcatcaattgggagttaaacgaaatttgttgaatgaATTTCAGTAAActctttatgtaaatttgataattataattgtttaaatttttaggctaaatattattcaacgaatttcgtttaactttAATTGATAACATCTGttagtaatatttttgaattctacATCTCAGCAAAATTGCAACTACGTTGACCTTCTTTTTAATTAaggcttgatttttttttctaattaattgattaaattttgacacGCTTTGACAGTTAAGGGCAtttcagacagtgccccccacttcaaaaatttcaatggctTTCAACTGccataaccgtattaaaattttattaattaattaaaaaaaaaaattaaaaccttaattgaaaaaaggagaacgtagtcgtaatttcaccgaggtatagaattttttaaaaattacttgcaattgatatcaatcaggagttaaacgaaatttgttgaataaattttagcctagaaaatttgaaaattcaaattataaaattaacatgaagattatactgaaatttattttacaaatttcgtTCAGCTTCCAATTGATATCGAatgcaaatgtttttttttaaatctatatcttAGTGAAATTACGATTACGTtctccttttttcaattaaggttttaatttttttttaattaattactaaaattttaacatgGTTATAACAGTTCAAagccattgaaatttttgaagaagtggggggcactgtctagGCATGACcttaaaagttattgaataTTTCCAAAAGGGGAGGGGGAGCTGTCTGAGTTTGGCCTTAAAAAGCGAAATAACATGACTCTaatgaagattaaaaattatatactaagtaataaaattttatactaacTTTACTAgataaattatctaaatattgaaagtaaaaatttttttttatattgtcaGGTTTTCTATTGTcggtttttaataatttatattatttaataatatagtaatttaacttaaaaaaaaaaatttgaattgtttgTTGTAACCTtccaatattataaaaaaacaataaatatcaattttcctaataaaaaaaaaaaaactttcagcattattttttgtataaaccATCAATTTATATcctaattattcttatttttatagaattagaTAGTGTACTCAGAATATAGCTGGTATAAGAGCATGGTAAGTAAGTTTGAtttcataaattcaattaggtacaaaaaaatttatattacgagattatttttaattaacattatttgtatagcattttattatgtacgtagaataatatcaatttgagttagtgataatgataaataaatttaatttaatattttcaattggaTTGTTTTAtcctaaaatttattaaacatattaaaataattttttggctgCATTAGttagagttttatttaaaatgtatgtCCTCTCTCTTTCCATGTTTCATTACCATAAGAAATCTACTTTATCTACGGAtttcttataaattcattGCTGGTaagtagaaataattatttttccgaaTGTACCTTTTCACAAGTGTCACTATGTTCAACTGTCACGTTATCCATATGTCGCTTGTAAGTGAGTGGTAACATTTCCAAAAGtcaaattttacaattgtCACAATGTACAATTGTCCTTGTGCAAAGATGTCCATATTTCTAAACGTCACATAACATATTTGTCGACTTTACCACATTTATCGTTGGCTTGACTGTCGTGTTTGTCAAATGTCCCATTTTCAGATTGGTGAGTTTTTCAAATGTCACGTTTGCAACATTGTCGACTTGTCTAGATGTCGTTTTTTTCAGACGTCGCACTTGCATGAGTGTCACATTTTACGTACAGTGTAACGATCCAAATGTCACGCTGGACGAATGTCGCGATTTCCAGATGTTGCGTTGGTACTTTTGTCACGATTTCTAGATGTCGTTTTTGCCAGAGTAGTACGTTGTATAACATGTCCGTTAGGACGAACTAATGGCACCCTAAAGCAGTAGCTGTCTCTCTCAGGGCATACTTGAGATACAACCAATCATCGTCATTCGTTTTCCGTAGCAAATATAcacatccatatatatatatatatatatacacgtaCTCTTGAACtgacaacaaaaataattttttcgttctaTTTTGTGCTCGtaattttttcagttaattcaaaatttttcatactgTATCATTAATTCGTTAAGCTCAGCTAATACTTTACTATTTGTCTACAAGACTAATATGTTTGGATATCATCATACATTTGCATATATTCAACATTAAAAGtttgtttatattaaaatattactcGACAACttgtaaatttgataaaattcagTGATTGCGTAAGAATCTTTTAAACTATCAGCCgtaatcataataaaaattatattcatcgCTGTTTAAATTgggattgaataaaaaaatgtattcaacTATAATACCAACCAAAGTATATTACGATCAAAAACCGGGTACTTCAGGACTTCGAAAACCTGTGAAAACTTTTCAGCAAGAGCattatacagaaaattttattcaatctatttttgaagttttgaaaGATAATCTTAATGGAGCTTTGGTCGTAGGAGGTGATGGACGATATTATTGTAAAGAAGCAGTAAAGAAAATCATACGCATTGCTGCAGCTAATGGTGTAAGTCATTTAATCcattatcagatatttttttcgtattacTGATAAATTACTACTTAACCATCGAAACTGGGTAGCAGGGAACAAATTTTCACATTTTAgattcttatttattaattgattatcatTACAGTGATTTTTCAGCTTCTGGAAAAATGCATAAAGCTATAACTTTTGCGTaagattttcatcattcga
The DNA window shown above is from Microplitis mediator isolate UGA2020A chromosome 1, iyMicMedi2.1, whole genome shotgun sequence and carries:
- the LOC130666037 gene encoding uncharacterized protein LOC130666037 produces the protein MNSENEVIADVDTGNSDDETNGDVDNEAAAVTSSNPDDVTYMDSNNDIDNDSEESEADTIILDFDDYSHGNVPNPDLNGADVACSLRRDAVTPADLNNAIRSEECMTYMAAVPNVYYKPCGHYTFCEACHKKMLNDVLTEGGDFICQMCHQYVNEVFII